Sequence from the Aromatoleum petrolei genome:
GTGAACGGCCCGGCGGCGCAGGCGGGGCTGCAGCAGGGCGACATCGTGCTGGCGGTGAACAACCAGCCGGTGACCACGGTACAGGCCTTCCGCCAGATGATGGAGAAGGTCGGCAACCGCTTCGCGCTGCTGGTGCAACGCGGCGGCACGCGCATCTACGTGCCCATCCGCACCGGCAGCTGAGCACCGCCCGAGCGGGGTCCGCGCCGCACGCGTGGCAGCGGCCGACCCCGCTGCCGACGGCCCCGGCACGGGCCCTGTGTGACCTGGGTCACACGCGGCTTGGCCGTGGAATAAATCCCGATAGACTGCTGTTCATATTCGCGCAGGATCATTGCGAGCCGGCACGCATGCGCCGGTCGCGCGTGACGCGTTTTTTCCACCAACTGTCTGAGAGAACGAACAATGAAGAAACTCCTCACCCATGCCGCCGCCGGCCTCGTCGCGCTGTCGCTGGCCGGCATCGCCTCGGCGCAGATGAAGCCCGAGGACGCGATCAAGAACCGCCAGTCCGGCTACACCTTCATGGCGTGGAACATGGGCAAGATCAAGGCGCAGGTCGTCGACGGCACGACGCCGTACAACAAGGACCAGGTCGTCGCCGCCGCCAACGTGATCGCGGCCACGGCCAACTCCGGCATGGGCGCGCTGTACCTGCCCGGCACCGACAAGGGCAAGGGCTGGAAGGACACGCGCCTGAAGGCGGAGTTCTTCAAGGAGCAGGAGGAAGTCGGCAAGATCGCGAAGAACTTCATCGAGCAGGCCAACACGCTGCAGAAGGTCGCGATGACGGGCGACCAGGCCGCGATCAAGGCCCAGTTCGGCGAGATGGGCAAGGCCTGCAAGGCCTGTCACGACAAGTACCGCGTCGAGGAGTGAGGCGCGCCCTGCCGGGCCAGCGGGTTCGGTGAACGGCAAGATGGCCACCCCGCGGGGTGGCCATCTTAATTTCACCGACGGCATTCAGGCCGGCTGTGCCGCGGGCCGCAGTACCGGCGCCTCGCGGATGGGCAGGTTCACCAGGGCAGCCGTCGCCGCGAGCGCCATGTCGGCGTACCACATCCACGAAAAGTCGCCGAACTCGGTGATCGCGAGACCGCCCAGCCACGCGCCGAGGAAGCCGCCGATCTGGTGCGACAGCAGCGTGAGGCCGAACAGCGTGCCGAGGTAGCGGATGCCGAACAGCTTGCCGACGATGGCCGCGGTCGGCGGCACGGTCGCGAGCCACGTGAAACCGAGGCCGGCGGCGAAGAGGTAGAAGGTCAGCGCGGTCTTCGGCGCCATCAGGTAGAGCGCGACGAGCAGCGCTCTCGAACCGTACATCGCCGCAAGAATGTGCTTGCTGCGGTAGCGCGATACGCAGGATCCCGCATACAGGCTGCCGACGATGTTCGACAGGCCGATGATCGCCAGCGACCAGCTCGCGACCGTCGGCGGCAGGCCGCACAGGTCGACTTCGCCCGGCAGGTGGGTGACGAGGAAGGCGATGTGGAAGCCACAGGTGAAGAACCCCGCGTGCAGCAGCAGGTAGCTGCGATCGCCCATTGCCTGGCGCACCGTGCGCCACAGGCCGGCGTCCTCGTGCGCGCCGTGGTGGTGGGTCGCATGCTTGGGATCGACGAGCACGCGCACGAGCGGCAGCGCCGCCAGCGTCATCAGCGCCATCGACCACATCGCGCCCATCCAG
This genomic interval carries:
- a CDS encoding MFS transporter, whose translation is MLRSLNSRAALIVTLSAAGILMVTMGARQSLGLFVSPLNSSTGLGIATISFALAVGQFMWGAIQPVAGAFADRYGAAKVLVAGLIVLAFGSALTPFMGSGFGLVVSLGLLSAMGSGAGSFSVLIGAAAQRLPVEARGTASGVINAGGSFGQFVFAPVLQKLIQSIGWMGAMWSMALMTLAALPLVRVLVDPKHATHHHGAHEDAGLWRTVRQAMGDRSYLLLHAGFFTCGFHIAFLVTHLPGEVDLCGLPPTVASWSLAIIGLSNIVGSLYAGSCVSRYRSKHILAAMYGSRALLVALYLMAPKTALTFYLFAAGLGFTWLATVPPTAAIVGKLFGIRYLGTLFGLTLLSHQIGGFLGAWLGGLAITEFGDFSWMWYADMALAATAALVNLPIREAPVLRPAAQPA
- a CDS encoding c-type cytochrome, encoding MKKLLTHAAAGLVALSLAGIASAQMKPEDAIKNRQSGYTFMAWNMGKIKAQVVDGTTPYNKDQVVAAANVIAATANSGMGALYLPGTDKGKGWKDTRLKAEFFKEQEEVGKIAKNFIEQANTLQKVAMTGDQAAIKAQFGEMGKACKACHDKYRVEE